A window of the Vigna angularis cultivar LongXiaoDou No.4 chromosome 3, ASM1680809v1, whole genome shotgun sequence genome harbors these coding sequences:
- the LOC108326271 gene encoding receptor homology region, transmembrane domain- and RING domain-containing protein 2 isoform X1 yields MGTLNLLLFFSLVSLCAMAAAKVVLIGNNITVSFDDIEANFAPTVKGSGEYGVLYLAEPLDACTDLTNKVERLPNVSSPFALVVRGGCSFEEKVRRAQKAGFQAVIVYDNEEDGVLVAMAGNSAGIRIHAVFVSKASGEILKKYAGWPNVEIWLIPTFENSAWSIMAISFISLLAMSAVLATCFFVRRHRIRRERPRGSLVREFHGMSSRLVKAMPSLIFTAVLEDNCTSRTCAICLEDYCVGEKIRILPCCHKFHAACVDSWLTSWRTFCPVCKRDARTGLTDPPPSESTPLLSSSPASMASSVLSSVRSSLASSSAIQIARTASQTTSVSRNHSIASTPYVHPSTSLRSSYHQSPSLSMSRSSVDLRNASQRSLASHLNSPHSMGYPSMPSLNSRYMSPYIPSPSNASVSYLGSSSHQQHPLRYSESAASFSPFASTHSLPEC; encoded by the exons ATGGGTACGTTGAATCTACTCTTGTTCTTCTCTTTGGTGAGTCTGTGTGCTATGGCTGCTGCAAAGGTGGTGCTTATTGGGAACAATATTACTGTGTCCTTCGATGATATTGAAGCTAATTTTG CTCCAACAGTCAAAGGTTCTGGAGAGTATGGGGTCTTATATTTGGCAGAGCCACTTGATGCGTGTACAGACCTGACAAATAAAGTTGAACGACTTCCCAATGTGAGTTCACCTTTTGCTTTGGTCGTTAGAGGGGGATGTAGCTTTGAGGAGAAAGTCAGAAGGGCACAAAAGGCTGGCTTCCAAGCTGTAATTGTCTATGATAATGAAGAAGACGGTGTCTTGGTTGCAA TGGCAGGAAATTCTGCTGGGATAAGAATACATGCAGTATTTGTATCTAAAGCTTCGGGTGAAATACTAAAGAAATATGCTGGGTGGCCTAATGTGGAAATATGGTTAATTCCAACTTTTGAAAACTCGGCATGGTCTATCATGGCAATTTCATTTATCTCCCTACTCGCAATGTCTGCAGTGCTGGCCACTTGTTTCTTTGTCCGCAGACATCGCATAAGAAGAGAAAGGCCTCGGGGTTCTCTTGTTCGTGAATTTCATGGTATGAGTAGTCGCCTAGTGAAAGCAATGCCAAGTTTGATATTTACTGCTGTTTTGGAAGACAACTGTACATCAAGGACATGTGCTATATGCCTTGAAGACTATTGTGTTGGCGAGAAGATCAGGATTCTTCCGTGCTGTCACA AGTTTCATGCTGCATGTGTGGATTCTTGGCTTACTTCATGGAGAACCTTTTGTCCAGTTTGCAAGCGTGATGCAAGAACTGGCTTAACTGATCCACCTCCTTCAGAATCCACACCCTTGCTCTCATCAAGCCCAGCATCTATGGCATCCTCTGTCTTATCTTCTGTGAGATCATCACTAGCTTCATCTTCAGCAATACAAATTGCCCGGACAGCTTCACAGACCACATCTGTTTCCCGTAACCACTCTATTGCCAGTACACCTTATGTTCATCCATCAACATCACTTAGGTCATCCTACCATCAATCCCCCTCCCTAAGCATGAGCCGAAGCTCAGTAGATCTTAGGAATGCATCCCAAAGATCTCTAGCTTCTCACTTGAATTCACCACATTCCATGGGATATCCTTCTATGCCATCCCTTAACTCAAGGTACATGTCCCCGTATATTCCAAGTCCAAGCAATGCTTCAGTGAGTTATTTGGGTTCATCCAGTCATCAACAACATCCTCTCCGTTATAGTGAGTCGGCTGCAAGCTTCTCACCATTTGCATCGACACACTCCCTTCCggaatgttaa
- the LOC108326271 gene encoding receptor homology region, transmembrane domain- and RING domain-containing protein 2 isoform X2, which produces MKKTVSWLQVMINSYIQETFVHHPLSHAIAIKFVFSPIIKDNTSVAGNSAGIRIHAVFVSKASGEILKKYAGWPNVEIWLIPTFENSAWSIMAISFISLLAMSAVLATCFFVRRHRIRRERPRGSLVREFHGMSSRLVKAMPSLIFTAVLEDNCTSRTCAICLEDYCVGEKIRILPCCHKFHAACVDSWLTSWRTFCPVCKRDARTGLTDPPPSESTPLLSSSPASMASSVLSSVRSSLASSSAIQIARTASQTTSVSRNHSIASTPYVHPSTSLRSSYHQSPSLSMSRSSVDLRNASQRSLASHLNSPHSMGYPSMPSLNSRYMSPYIPSPSNASVSYLGSSSHQQHPLRYSESAASFSPFASTHSLPEC; this is translated from the exons ATGAAGAAGACGGTGTCTTGGTTGCAAGTAATGATCAATTCTTATATACAAGAGACATTTGTTCATCATCCTCTCTCACATGCAATTgctattaaatttgttttttctccaATCATCAAAGATAACACAAGTG TGGCAGGAAATTCTGCTGGGATAAGAATACATGCAGTATTTGTATCTAAAGCTTCGGGTGAAATACTAAAGAAATATGCTGGGTGGCCTAATGTGGAAATATGGTTAATTCCAACTTTTGAAAACTCGGCATGGTCTATCATGGCAATTTCATTTATCTCCCTACTCGCAATGTCTGCAGTGCTGGCCACTTGTTTCTTTGTCCGCAGACATCGCATAAGAAGAGAAAGGCCTCGGGGTTCTCTTGTTCGTGAATTTCATGGTATGAGTAGTCGCCTAGTGAAAGCAATGCCAAGTTTGATATTTACTGCTGTTTTGGAAGACAACTGTACATCAAGGACATGTGCTATATGCCTTGAAGACTATTGTGTTGGCGAGAAGATCAGGATTCTTCCGTGCTGTCACA AGTTTCATGCTGCATGTGTGGATTCTTGGCTTACTTCATGGAGAACCTTTTGTCCAGTTTGCAAGCGTGATGCAAGAACTGGCTTAACTGATCCACCTCCTTCAGAATCCACACCCTTGCTCTCATCAAGCCCAGCATCTATGGCATCCTCTGTCTTATCTTCTGTGAGATCATCACTAGCTTCATCTTCAGCAATACAAATTGCCCGGACAGCTTCACAGACCACATCTGTTTCCCGTAACCACTCTATTGCCAGTACACCTTATGTTCATCCATCAACATCACTTAGGTCATCCTACCATCAATCCCCCTCCCTAAGCATGAGCCGAAGCTCAGTAGATCTTAGGAATGCATCCCAAAGATCTCTAGCTTCTCACTTGAATTCACCACATTCCATGGGATATCCTTCTATGCCATCCCTTAACTCAAGGTACATGTCCCCGTATATTCCAAGTCCAAGCAATGCTTCAGTGAGTTATTTGGGTTCATCCAGTCATCAACAACATCCTCTCCGTTATAGTGAGTCGGCTGCAAGCTTCTCACCATTTGCATCGACACACTCCCTTCCggaatgttaa
- the LOC128195749 gene encoding uncharacterized protein LOC128195749, whose product MNLAGLSNNVVKFNGLNYADWSEQIQFQLGVLDLDMAIVMDEMPAAITETSTSDEKSLYEAWHRSNRLSLNLMHMSMAENVKPSMPKTENAKEFMKMIKEYSQSDITDKSIVGTLMSELTTKKFDWSQPIHEHVTGMTNIAARLKSMGMEVNESFLVQFIMNSLPPEFGQFQVNYNTIKDKWNFQEIKAMKEEQEGQSPNESE is encoded by the exons ATGAATTTAGCAGGTTTGAGCAACAATGTCGTCAAGTTTAATGGGCTCAATTATGCCGATTGGTCAGAACAAATCCAGTTCCAACTGGGTGTTCTAGACTTGGATATGGCTATTGTGATGGATGAAATGCCCGCAGCCATTACAGAGACCAGTACAAGTGATGAAAAGTCTCTTTATGAGGCTTGGCATAGGTCTAACAGGTTGTCATTAAACTTGATGCACATGTCTATGGCAGAGAACGTAAAGCCTTCCATGCCCAAAACGGAAAACGCAAAGGAATTCATGAAAATGATCAAGGAATATTCACAATCAGACATAACTGACAAGTCTATTGTGGGAACTCTTATGAGTGAGCTGACTACCAAAAAGTTTGACTGGTCACAGCCCATACATGAACACGTAACTGGAATGACTAATATAGCAGCAAGATTGAAGTCAATGGGAATGGAGGTGAATGAGTCTTTTCTAGTACagttcatcatgaactctcttCCTCCTGAATTTGGCCAGTTCCAAGTGAATTATAACACTATTAAGGATAAGTGGAACTTTCAAGAAATCAAAGCCAT gaaagaagaacaagaaggacaaagccccaatgaaagtgaataa
- the LOC108324151 gene encoding protein disulfide-isomerase 5-2, with amino-acid sequence MTMRVSVVLSVLFLIQFWPGEAEKFSVDGKVLILDDSNFDSAIASFDHILVDFYAPWCGHCKRLAPELDAAAPVLATLNKPIVIAKVDADKHTSLAKKYDVDAYPTILLFNHGIPTEYRGPRKADLLVRYLKKFAASDVSILDSDSAVNTFVAEAGPFFPIFIGFGLKNTIIEKFGIKYKKNAWFSVAKDFSEDLMVLYDFDKIPALVSLNPQYNERNTFYGPFEDEFLEDFVKQNLMPLVVPISYETLKLVKADGRKVVLTIVEDEDEERSRELTKLLKAAASANRDLVFGYVGVKQMEEFAEQFDISTKLPKMVVWDKSDDYLSVVDSESIEGEDQASQITKFLEGYREGRTINKTFSGPSLMQFIHRSFDIRMVYIIVFVVALLILIQSFSKGGDEYHAVPNQVQVDRASSSVSEAEIKEYKPGDKED; translated from the exons ATGACGATGAGGGTTTCGGTTGTTTTAAGTGTTCTGTTCTTGATCCAGTTTTGGCCTGGGGAAGCTGAGAAATTTTCGGTGGATGGAAAGGTTTTGATTTTGGACGACTCCAACTTCGATTCCGCCATAGCTTCCTTTGATCACATCTTGGTTGACTTTTACGCTCCCTGGTGTGGTCACTGCAAGCGTCTTGCTCCCGAG TTAGATGCAGCTGCGCCTGTACTTGCAACCTTGAACAAACCCATTGTCATTGCAAAAGTAGATGCAGACAAACATACCAGCCTTGCAAAAAAATATGATGTTGA TGCATATCCAACCATTTTGCTGTTTAATCATGGCATCCCCACCGAATACCGTGGACCAAGGAAGGCAGATTTACTCGTTAGATATCTGAAGAAGTTTGCTGCTTCTGATGTTTCCATTCTTGATTCAGATTCTGCCGTGAATACATTCGTTGCAGAAGCTGGACCTTTTTTCCCCATTTTTATAGGTTTCGGTTTGAAAAACACGATAATAGAAAAGTTTGGCATAAAGTACAAGAAAAATGCATGGTTTTCTGTGGCAAAGGACTTTTCAGAGGATCTCATGGTATTGTATGACTTTGATAAGATTCCTGCATTGGTTTCCCTGAATCCACAGTACAATGAGCGGAACACATTCTACGGACCCTTTGAAG ATGAATTTTTGGAAGATTTTGTTAAACAAAACCTGATGCCTCTGGTCGTGCCGATATCCTACGAAACACTTAAGTTGGTGAAAGCAGATGGTAGGAAAGTAGTTTTGACCattgttgaagatgaagatgaagaaagatCAAGAGAATTGACTAAGTTATTGAAGGCTGCTGCATCTGCTAATCGTGACTTAGTATTTGGTTATGTTGGAGTCAAACAAATGGAAGAATTTGCTGAGCAGTTTGATATTAGTACTAAACTACCAAAAATGGTGGTTTGGGATAAAAGTGATGATTACCTTTCA GTTGTTGATTCAGAAAGTATTGAGGGGGAGGATCAGGCATCTCAAATCACTAAATTTCTGGAAGGATACAGGGAAGGAAGAACCATAAACAAAACATTCAGTGGACCTTCGCTGATGCAATTCATTCATCGGTCTTTTGACATTAGAATGGTATACataattgtttttgttgtgGCATTACTGATACTTATTCAGAGCTTCAGTAAAGGAGGTGATGAGTACCATGCTGTACCAAATCAAGTTCAAGTTGATCGTGCAAGCAGTTCTGTTTCAGAAGCTGAAATCAAAGAGTATAAACCAGGTGACAAGGAAGACTAA